The Solanum lycopersicum chromosome 9, SLM_r2.1 genome window below encodes:
- the LOC101243817 gene encoding protein SMALL AUXIN UP-REGULATED RNA 12, which translates to MKMMDSKFLKACQNKWQKMGGKVIPSSACCDKWTMWPFEKEEKSIPRDVPKGHVVVYVGKYQKRFVIKITLLKHPLFKALLDQAQEVYEFTADSKLWIPCDENIFNSVIRCATLPENRRISICF; encoded by the coding sequence ATGAAAATGATGGACAGTAAGTTTCTCAAGGCATGCCAAAATAAATGGCAAAAGATGGGTGGCAAGGTTATACCTTCATCAGCGTGCTGCGACAAATGGACTATGTGGCCttttgaaaaagaagagaagtcTATCCCAAGGGATGTTCCGAAAGGCCATGTGGTAGTTTATGTAGGGAAGTACCAAAAGAGATTTGTAATCAAAATTACCTTGCTAAAGCATCCGCTCTTCAAGGCATTGCTGGATCAAGCTCAAGAAGTTTATGAATTCACTGCTGATTCGAAATTATGGATTCCCTGTGATGAGAACATCTTCAATAGTGTCATTAGATGTGCTACATTACCAGAAAATCGACGTATCTCAATCTGCTTCTGA